A genomic segment from Aegilops tauschii subsp. strangulata cultivar AL8/78 chromosome 1, Aet v6.0, whole genome shotgun sequence encodes:
- the LOC109761708 gene encoding triacylglycerol lipase OBL1, which produces MAAAGSAAAGRHKLGEEKLIIRPEKVRFIDILSLLILRRPITSYAFIDAGDQTTHDVGVTPGDIFVVLTQIIQKALAAAYYPAKIIGAIVELLLNFFALNGGLLGIVWNIIRFKLVIPRREAANYRTMIGMIDGRTELKPAPAASVGDMRQLQVLDVVVSGEVADLESGGYVTAGTPLVLRQYLILEITVMAAKIAYENAAFVKNVVNNVWKFNFVGFYNGWNKFLKEDTTQAFVFTDRAKDASVVVVAFRGTEPFNMQDWSTDVNLSWLGMGAMGHVHAGFLKALGLQEEDGKDANRAFPKDAPNGAAPVGKAIAYYKLREVIRDQLKAHPQARLVITGHSLGGALAAVFPALLALHGETEILGRLGTVQTYGQPRVGDATFVSFFRAEVEKATAFYRVVYRYDVVPRVPFDAPPVAEFTHGGSCVYYDGWYDGKVLPGDAPNPNYFDPRYLLSMYGNALGDLVKGAFLWARAGKDYREGPVSLLYRASGLLVPGLASHSPRDYVNAVRLGRIAPKSL; this is translated from the exons ATGGCGGCGGCCGGATCAGCTGCTGCTGGTCGTCACAAGTTGGGGGAGGAGAAGCTGATCATCCGGCCGGAGAAGGTGCGGTTCATCGACATCCTGTCCCTGCTGATCCTGCGCCGGCCCATCACCAGCTACGCCTtcatcgacgccggcgaccagacGACCCACGACGTCGGCGTCACGCCGGGCGACATCTTCGTCGTGCTCACCCAGATCATCCAGAAGGCCCTCGCTGCTGCCTACTACCCGGCAAAGATAATCGGGGCCATCGTCGAGCTCCTCCTCAACTTCTTCGCCCTCAACGGAGGCCTGCTCGGCATCGTATGGAACATCATCAGAT TTAAGCTGGTGATCCCGCGCCGGGAGGCGGCCAACTACCGGACGATGATCGGGATGATCGACGGGAGGACGGAGCTGAAGCCGGCCCCAGCAGCATCTGTCGGCGACATGCGGCAGCTGCAGGTGCTTGACGTCGTGGTCTCCGGCGAGGTGGCGGACCTGGAGAGCGGCGGGTACGTGACGGCTGGGACGCCCCTCGTCCTGCGCCAGTACCTCATCCTCGAGATCACAGTCATGGCGGCCAAGATCGCCTACGAGAACGCCGCCTTCGTCAAGAACGTGGTCAACAACGTCTGGAAG TTCAATTTCGTGGGGTTCTACAACGGCTGGAACA AGTTTCTGAAGGAGGACACGACGCAGGCGTTCGTTTTCACGGACCGGGCCAAGGATGCGagcgtggtggtggtggcgtTCCGTGGCACGGAGCCATTCAACATGCAGGACTGGTCGACGGACGTGAACCTGTCGTGGCTGGGCATGGGCGCCATGGGCCACGTCCACGCCGGCTTCCTCAAGGCGCTGGGTCTCCAGGAGGAGGACGGCAAGGACGCCAACCGCGCCTTCCCCAAGGACGCCCCCAACGGCGCCGCCCCAGTCGGCAAGGCCATCGCCTACTACAAGCTCCGCGAGGTGATCCGCGACCAGCTCAAAGCTCACCCGCAGGCGCGGCTCGTGATCACCGGCCACAGCCTCGGCGGCGCGCTCGCCGCCGTCTTCCCGGCGCTGCTGGCGCTGCACGGGGAGACGGAGATCCTGGGCAGGCTCGGCACCGTGCAGACCTACGGGCAGCCGCGCGTGGGCGACGCCACCTTCGTCAGCTTCTTCCGCGCCGAGGTGGAGAAGGCGACGGCCTTCTACCGCGTGGTGTACCGGTACGACGTGGTGCCGCGGGTGCCGTTCGACGCGCCGCCCGTGGCGGAGTTCACCCACGGCGGCTCCTGCGTCTACTACGACGGGTGGTACGACGGGAAGGTGCTCCCCGGCGACGCGCCCAACCCCAACTACTTCGACCCGCGCTACCTGCTCTCCATGTACGGCAACGCGCTGGGGGACCTGGTGAAGGGGGCCTTCCTCTGGGCGAGGGCCGGCAAGGACTACCGCGAGGGCCCCGTCTCCCTGCTCTACCGCGCCTCCGGCCTGCTCGTCCCCGGACTTGCCTCCCACAGCCCGCGCGACTACGTCAACGCCGTCCGCCTCGGCCGCATCGCCCCCAAGTCACTCTAA